One Mycobacteriales bacterium genomic window carries:
- a CDS encoding aromatic acid exporter family protein, which yields MWGGDWRTTLTAVESATRARALRLVRRGRTPGLRTAKTTLAAVLSYVIAKQLGTSAQPVLAPLTAILVVQLTMYETVTHGLGRVASVLAGVLVAVGVASFVGLTWWSLGIVVAVSLVVGRLLRLGPNLLEVPISAMLVLAVGGAETVAAGRVYETVIGAAVGVAVNVVIAPPLYVQPAGDAVSELADRMAEFVRGLAGELRSGWSRDAADRWLNAARALDQEVARADRTLGRAEESARLNPRGAKAREAQPPLRTALTGLELSQAGLRSLARALLDRTYFVPGDEEGTAYGEEVRMALADVLDAAASALQHVTGVTSPTGSPDDARREVDAALTEFHRRRNRLAELLLVDPYADQGAWQQHGALLAAVDRLRIDIEAAVRPPNRSWRPTPVTDRQRQAVRRMFDARAARQEARQEAREEAREVTRDEERRDDRRPPPVP from the coding sequence ATGTGGGGCGGTGACTGGCGGACGACGCTGACTGCGGTCGAGTCGGCCACCCGCGCACGGGCGCTGCGACTCGTCCGGCGTGGCCGCACCCCGGGGCTGCGTACGGCGAAGACCACTCTCGCCGCTGTCCTGTCCTACGTCATCGCCAAGCAGCTGGGGACCAGTGCGCAGCCGGTGCTCGCGCCGCTGACCGCGATCCTGGTGGTCCAGCTGACCATGTACGAGACGGTCACCCACGGCCTGGGCCGGGTCGCCAGCGTCCTCGCCGGGGTGCTCGTCGCCGTCGGTGTCGCGTCGTTCGTCGGCCTGACCTGGTGGAGCCTCGGCATCGTCGTCGCGGTGTCCCTCGTCGTCGGACGGCTGTTGCGGCTGGGACCGAACCTGCTCGAGGTGCCCATCTCGGCGATGCTGGTGCTCGCGGTGGGCGGGGCGGAGACGGTGGCGGCCGGGCGGGTCTACGAGACGGTGATCGGTGCGGCCGTCGGCGTCGCCGTCAACGTCGTGATCGCCCCGCCGCTCTACGTGCAACCTGCCGGCGACGCCGTGAGCGAGCTGGCCGACCGGATGGCGGAGTTCGTCCGCGGCCTCGCCGGAGAGCTCCGGTCCGGCTGGTCGCGGGATGCTGCGGATCGCTGGCTCAACGCCGCCCGGGCTCTCGACCAGGAGGTGGCCCGCGCGGACCGGACGCTGGGCCGGGCCGAGGAGAGCGCCCGGCTCAATCCCCGCGGCGCCAAGGCCCGCGAGGCGCAACCGCCGCTGCGCACCGCGCTCACCGGCCTCGAGCTCAGTCAGGCGGGGCTGCGCAGCCTCGCCCGGGCGCTGCTCGACCGCACCTATTTCGTGCCCGGCGACGAGGAGGGGACGGCGTACGGCGAAGAGGTGCGGATGGCCCTCGCCGACGTCCTGGACGCCGCCGCCAGCGCACTGCAGCACGTCACCGGGGTCACCTCACCGACCGGATCGCCGGACGACGCCCGCCGGGAGGTCGACGCCGCGCTGACCGAATTTCATCGGCGCCGGAACCGGCTCGCCGAACTGCTGCTCGTCGACCCGTATGCAGACCAGGGTGCCTGGCAGCAGCACGGCGCCCTGCTCGCCGCCGTCGACCGGCTGCGGATCGACATCGAGGCGGCGGTCCGGCCGCCGAACCGGTCCTGGCGGCCGACGCCGGTCACCGACCGGCAGCGTCAGGCGGTCCGCCGGATGTTCGACGCCCGCGCCGCCCGGCAGGAGGCCCGACAGGAGGCGCGGGAAGAGGCCCGCGAAGTAACGCGCGACGAGGAGCGGCGAGACGACCGCCGGCCACCCCCGGTCCCCTGA
- a CDS encoding Gfo/Idh/MocA family oxidoreductase: MSRRTIGIAMNGVTGRMGYRQHLLRSILAIREQGGLTLPDGTVVWPEPLLVGRNAERLAPIAERHGLTRWTTSLDEALGDPDIEIYFDTQVTAAREKALLQAIEAGKHIYTEKPVADALEGALRLLRAAEAAGVRHGVVQDKLFLPGLIKLRRLVEGGFFGRILSVRGEFGYWVFEGDWQPAQRPSWNYRAEDGGGIVADMFCHWRYVLDQVIAPVQAVTAHAVTHIPDRWDEHGEHYRATADDAAYAIFELAGGVVAQVNSSWATRVHRDELVEFHVDGTEGSAVAGLRSCIVQHRAGTPMAEWNPDLPVPVDFRSQWQDVPDNAALDNGFKREWELFLSHVVADTPFPWNLLEGAKGVQLAELGLRSSAEGRRLEVPELRP, translated from the coding sequence ATGAGCCGCAGGACCATCGGTATCGCGATGAACGGTGTCACCGGCCGGATGGGCTACCGACAGCATCTGCTCCGCTCGATCCTGGCGATCCGGGAGCAGGGCGGCCTCACGTTGCCCGACGGCACCGTGGTGTGGCCGGAGCCGCTGCTGGTCGGCCGCAACGCCGAGCGCCTCGCGCCGATCGCCGAGCGTCACGGCCTGACCCGCTGGACAACGTCGTTGGACGAGGCACTCGGCGATCCGGACATCGAGATCTACTTCGACACGCAAGTGACCGCGGCGCGCGAGAAGGCCCTGCTGCAGGCCATCGAGGCCGGCAAGCACATCTACACCGAAAAGCCGGTCGCCGATGCGCTCGAGGGCGCGCTCCGGCTGCTGCGCGCCGCCGAGGCGGCCGGCGTCCGGCACGGCGTCGTCCAGGACAAGCTGTTCCTGCCCGGCCTCATCAAGCTCCGGCGTCTCGTGGAGGGCGGATTCTTCGGCCGGATCCTCTCTGTTCGGGGTGAGTTCGGCTATTGGGTGTTCGAGGGCGACTGGCAGCCGGCGCAGCGGCCGTCGTGGAACTACCGCGCCGAGGACGGCGGCGGCATCGTCGCGGACATGTTCTGTCACTGGCGCTACGTGCTCGACCAGGTGATCGCGCCGGTCCAGGCCGTCACGGCGCATGCGGTGACCCACATCCCGGACCGCTGGGACGAGCACGGCGAGCACTACCGGGCCACCGCCGACGACGCGGCGTACGCGATCTTCGAGTTGGCCGGCGGCGTGGTCGCGCAGGTCAATTCCTCGTGGGCGACCCGGGTGCACCGCGACGAACTGGTGGAGTTCCACGTCGACGGGACCGAGGGCAGTGCAGTAGCCGGGCTGCGGTCGTGCATCGTGCAGCACCGCGCCGGCACGCCGATGGCCGAGTGGAACCCGGATCTGCCGGTGCCGGTCGACTTCCGCTCGCAATGGCAGGACGTCCCGGACAACGCGGCGTTGGACAACGGCTTCAAGCGGGAGTGGGAGCTCTTCCTCTCCCATGTCGTGGCCGATACGCCCTTTCCGTGGAACCTGCTCGAGGGCGCGAAGGGCGTGCAGCTCGCCGAGCTCGGTCTGCGGTCCTCGGCAGAGGGCCGTCGACTGGAGGTCCCGGAGCTGCGCCCGTGA
- a CDS encoding SpoIIE family protein phosphatase: MVGRGAGDGARTTAGWSLRRRVQVLLSIVVVVVIAAAAALSVTVVSLRHAEDRQQHQLSPATVELGRALALFVDQESGGRGYIITGDPAFLQPYQQASKQLPAVLSDLQRQVASLPSASTQIDRVRTAHDTWLRSGIGPELAAAMAGHFKQAQTLVRTARAKVLFDALRHRVAAAQATLAQLDRSATSEVRTLTNRLTILVIVSLVLLALLVGVLWWTLHRDVLEPLRAVQRYARAVADGELNRPVAASGPPEFRALGHDVEGMRRQLVAEIDSAQAALEALEQRGPAVAALRHALTPTLISVPGAEVAGRLDPAEGVLAGDFYDTVELDGGRLGLLLGDVSGHGPVPAVFALQLKELLVAGLEAGRSPGEALSWAAHQHLVDVPDDQFATIFIAIIDVRAQAVSYANAGHPASLIIARSMGAGTPPRNGERPIRTTPSGLQVIELPATGPLLSPVVSTWSWSTMEHPFLAGDMLVAYTDGLVESRDDTGEQFGLDRLLNSLLAVDADELLDEVLSQVFARVREFSGGRAGDDTALLACRRAVADADVDRPLPSR; this comes from the coding sequence ATGGTGGGTCGGGGGGCAGGCGACGGCGCGCGTACGACGGCCGGCTGGTCGTTGCGGCGCCGGGTGCAGGTGCTGCTTTCCATCGTGGTCGTGGTGGTCATCGCCGCCGCAGCGGCGCTGTCCGTGACCGTCGTCTCACTGCGCCATGCCGAGGACCGCCAGCAGCACCAGTTGAGCCCGGCGACCGTCGAGCTCGGTCGGGCCCTTGCCCTCTTCGTCGACCAGGAGTCCGGGGGGCGCGGCTATATCATCACTGGCGACCCGGCCTTCCTTCAGCCGTATCAGCAGGCGTCCAAGCAGCTACCCGCGGTGTTGAGCGATCTGCAACGGCAGGTGGCTTCGTTGCCGTCGGCCTCCACCCAGATCGACCGGGTGCGGACGGCGCACGACACCTGGCTGCGGTCGGGCATCGGACCGGAGCTTGCGGCCGCCATGGCCGGCCATTTCAAGCAGGCCCAGACGCTGGTCCGTACTGCTCGCGCGAAGGTGCTCTTCGACGCTCTCCGCCACCGCGTGGCGGCCGCGCAGGCCACCCTCGCGCAGCTGGACAGGTCGGCGACGAGTGAAGTGCGGACGCTGACCAACCGGCTCACGATCCTCGTCATCGTCTCGCTGGTGCTGCTGGCGTTGTTGGTCGGGGTGCTGTGGTGGACACTGCACCGCGACGTCCTCGAGCCGTTGCGTGCGGTGCAGCGATACGCCCGAGCCGTCGCCGACGGCGAATTGAATCGGCCGGTGGCCGCCAGCGGGCCGCCGGAGTTCCGCGCACTCGGGCACGACGTCGAGGGGATGCGCCGTCAGTTGGTCGCCGAGATCGACAGCGCCCAAGCCGCGCTGGAGGCGTTGGAGCAGCGCGGTCCGGCGGTGGCGGCGCTGCGTCACGCCCTCACCCCGACCCTCATCAGTGTCCCCGGGGCGGAGGTGGCGGGCCGGCTGGACCCTGCAGAAGGCGTGCTGGCGGGCGACTTCTACGACACCGTCGAGCTCGACGGCGGCCGGCTCGGCCTGCTGCTCGGCGATGTGTCCGGCCACGGCCCCGTCCCCGCCGTGTTCGCTCTTCAACTGAAGGAGCTGCTGGTCGCCGGCCTGGAGGCGGGCCGAAGCCCCGGAGAGGCCCTGTCGTGGGCCGCCCACCAACACCTCGTCGACGTACCGGATGACCAGTTCGCCACCATCTTCATCGCGATCATCGACGTCCGCGCCCAGGCGGTGAGTTACGCCAACGCCGGTCACCCGGCCTCACTGATCATCGCCCGGTCGATGGGCGCCGGCACGCCGCCACGGAACGGCGAACGACCCATTCGGACGACGCCGTCCGGCCTTCAGGTCATCGAGCTCCCGGCGACCGGTCCGCTGCTGTCACCGGTGGTCAGCACCTGGAGCTGGAGCACTATGGAACACCCGTTCCTGGCCGGCGACATGCTGGTCGCCTACACCGACGGGCTGGTCGAGTCCCGCGATGACACCGGCGAACAGTTCGGCCTCGACCGGCTGCTCAACTCCCTACTCGCGGTCGACGCGGACGAACTCCTCGACGAGGTGCTGAGCCAGGTGTTCGCCCGGGTGCGGGAATTCTCCGGCGGCCGCGCGGGCGACGACACGGCACTGCTCGCCTGCCGTCGTGCCGTCGCCGATGCGGACGTGGACCGGCCGCTGCCGTCACGCTGA
- a CDS encoding dihydrodipicolinate synthase family protein, producing MSVSLRLPAPAGVVRTITLDEPPKWPTGGALRSRSVYAAAHVVADPLADNAPGAPAVVDWDATLAFRRHLWSLGLGVADAMDTAQRGAGLDWPAVQELIRRSGKEAAAVGGRLVCGAGTDQLTGPARDLDEVRAAYEEQLALVEDVGSRVVLMCSRELAALARSAEDYHAVYAPLLRQSRDPVILHWLGPMFDPALTGYWGSTDLDVAIASLLTLIADHRDKIDGIKLSLLDSDREIALRRALPDGVRLYTGDDYHYPQLMAGDQHGHSDALLGIFDPIAPAASAAVRALDDGDPARFRKILDPTVPLARHLFGPPTYHYKTGVVFLAWLAGHQDHPLMVGGAQAGRSVPHLVELVALAAAAHILPDPELAADRMRRFLAIAGFGP from the coding sequence GTGAGCGTCTCGCTGCGCCTGCCCGCTCCCGCGGGCGTCGTCCGCACCATCACGCTCGACGAACCGCCGAAGTGGCCGACCGGCGGGGCGCTCCGCTCCCGGTCCGTCTACGCCGCCGCGCATGTGGTCGCCGATCCGCTGGCCGACAACGCGCCGGGCGCCCCGGCGGTCGTCGACTGGGACGCGACCCTCGCCTTCCGTCGCCACCTGTGGTCGCTGGGGCTCGGCGTCGCCGACGCCATGGACACCGCGCAACGCGGCGCCGGGCTGGACTGGCCGGCGGTGCAGGAGCTGATCCGACGGTCCGGCAAGGAGGCGGCGGCGGTCGGCGGTCGGCTCGTGTGCGGTGCCGGCACCGACCAGTTGACCGGGCCGGCGCGCGACCTGGACGAGGTCCGGGCGGCGTACGAGGAACAGCTCGCGCTCGTCGAAGACGTCGGATCCCGCGTCGTGCTGATGTGCTCGCGCGAGCTCGCCGCGCTCGCCCGGTCGGCCGAGGACTACCACGCGGTCTACGCGCCGCTGCTCCGGCAATCGCGGGACCCGGTGATCCTGCACTGGCTCGGGCCGATGTTCGACCCGGCCCTGACCGGCTACTGGGGATCGACCGACCTCGACGTCGCGATCGCATCGCTGCTGACGCTGATCGCGGACCATCGCGACAAGATCGACGGGATCAAGCTCTCGCTGCTCGACTCCGACCGGGAGATCGCGCTGCGCCGTGCGCTTCCGGACGGCGTACGGCTCTACACCGGCGACGACTACCACTACCCGCAGCTGATGGCCGGCGACCAGCACGGCCACAGCGACGCCCTGCTCGGCATCTTCGACCCGATCGCACCGGCCGCTTCGGCCGCGGTGCGGGCGTTGGACGACGGTGATCCGGCCCGGTTCCGCAAGATCCTCGACCCGACGGTGCCGTTGGCGCGGCACCTGTTCGGCCCGCCGACCTACCACTACAAGACCGGCGTGGTCTTCCTGGCGTGGCTGGCCGGACACCAGGATCATCCGCTGATGGTCGGCGGTGCCCAGGCCGGGCGGTCCGTTCCGCACCTCGTCGAACTCGTCGCCCTAGCTGCCGCGGCGCACATCCTGCCGGACCCCGAGCTCGCCGCGGACCGGATGCGTCGCTTCCTGGCGATCGCCGGGTTCGGGCCGTGA
- a CDS encoding LacI family DNA-binding transcriptional regulator codes for MRASSSTRTSAPVRSASATLKDVADLAGVSLATASRVLNGSERVVGEALREKVLAVADQVGYVSNGPAQALARAATDIVGLVIHDVDDPYFSAIASGAMAVARANGLLLLVTSTSRDPELEVEYINRLRAQRARAIVLAGSGFADRDQSGRVARAVDSYLGTGGRVVGIGRHGMSGDTVAPAHRAGAKEAARHLRALGHRSVGIACGPLGLTTVRERLTGFSSEMGRLGAPIPDDAIEEGGFSREGGAAAAAALLERRPQLTAIFAANDLMATGAISYLRESGRRVPDDVSIVGYDDIELARDITPALTTVRLPLREIGERAMDLVLGSPGPPRTVRVAAELIERDSTARPPSGRKSAARAPRRAKRRR; via the coding sequence GTGCGCGCCTCCTCGTCAACACGGACCTCGGCACCGGTTCGCTCGGCGTCGGCCACGCTCAAGGACGTCGCCGACCTCGCCGGTGTGTCGCTGGCGACCGCGTCCCGGGTGCTCAATGGCAGCGAGCGGGTGGTCGGCGAGGCCCTGCGGGAGAAGGTCCTCGCCGTGGCCGACCAGGTCGGTTACGTGTCCAATGGCCCGGCTCAGGCGCTGGCGCGGGCGGCGACCGACATCGTCGGGCTGGTCATCCACGACGTCGACGACCCGTACTTCTCCGCGATCGCCTCGGGTGCGATGGCGGTCGCCCGGGCCAACGGCCTGCTCCTGCTCGTCACCAGCACCTCCCGCGATCCGGAGCTGGAGGTCGAATACATCAACCGGCTCCGCGCCCAGCGGGCCCGCGCGATCGTCCTCGCCGGGAGCGGCTTCGCCGATCGTGACCAGTCCGGGCGGGTCGCCCGGGCCGTCGACTCCTACCTCGGCACCGGCGGTCGGGTCGTGGGCATCGGCCGGCACGGGATGTCCGGCGACACCGTCGCCCCGGCGCACCGGGCCGGCGCGAAGGAGGCTGCCCGGCACCTGCGCGCGCTCGGGCACCGCTCGGTCGGCATCGCCTGCGGCCCGCTCGGCCTGACGACGGTGCGGGAGCGGCTGACCGGCTTCAGCAGCGAAATGGGGCGGCTCGGCGCCCCCATCCCCGACGACGCCATCGAGGAGGGCGGCTTCAGCCGCGAGGGCGGCGCGGCCGCCGCGGCGGCGCTGCTCGAGCGTCGCCCCCAGCTCACGGCGATTTTCGCCGCCAACGACCTCATGGCCACCGGCGCGATCTCCTACCTGCGGGAGTCCGGCCGACGCGTCCCGGACGACGTCTCCATCGTCGGGTACGACGACATCGAGCTGGCTCGCGACATCACGCCCGCCCTGACGACGGTCCGGCTGCCGCTGCGCGAGATAGGCGAGCGCGCGATGGACCTGGTCCTCGGCTCGCCCGGGCCGCCGCGCACCGTCCGGGTCGCGGCAGAGCTCATCGAGCGGGACAGCACCGCCCGTCCCCCGTCCGGCCGCAAGTCAGCCGCTCGCGCACCACGGCGGGCGAAGCGCCGGCGCTGA
- a CDS encoding TOBE domain-containing protein, with product MRLSTRNQLPGTVESVTYGEAMAVVKVILDGGQTVTAAITRDAADDLDLGPGKPVTTLVKATEVMLAVD from the coding sequence ATGCGTCTGTCGACCCGCAACCAGCTGCCCGGAACCGTGGAGTCGGTCACCTACGGCGAGGCCATGGCCGTGGTGAAGGTCATCCTCGACGGCGGCCAGACCGTCACCGCGGCGATCACCCGGGACGCCGCCGACGACCTCGATCTGGGTCCCGGCAAGCCCGTCACGACGCTGGTGAAGGCCACCGAGGTGATGCTCGCCGTCGACTGA
- a CDS encoding MFS transporter, whose amino-acid sequence MMTLAAAPYPVLRRSAMATGLVFALSGLVQASWVSRLPEVRTRLHADPGSLGLALLGIAVGSILATPMTGRLVRRFGSRTVVAASCGLSTLALVGASLVQSVVELGLVLFVFGVGYGSWDVAMNIHGHGVEASAGKAWMPRYHAAWSVGSFLGAGLGALAVAIGVPVAAHFSVASAGVFAAVLGLLMLFLADDDATSGSELDDAATAARQEQRAGRLFSLSLLLLGVVLGCSTLIEGAASDWLAIYFDDVRHVTPAAGAAAFTTFAVAMAASRGAGTWTINWLGRAGAVRASSAVALVGVGMLLLSPVVALAYVGAALWGLGTAIVFPAVISAAGDTPGRSAEAISMVAPIGYSGFLLGPPLIGLLARSIGIGHALWVVGGLAAIMVAFAGATRERQRDEAMP is encoded by the coding sequence ATGATGACCCTCGCCGCCGCGCCGTACCCGGTCCTGCGCCGGTCGGCCATGGCGACCGGGCTCGTCTTCGCGCTGTCCGGGCTGGTCCAGGCCAGCTGGGTGTCGCGGCTGCCGGAGGTTCGCACCCGGTTGCACGCCGACCCGGGATCGCTCGGTCTGGCCCTGTTGGGGATCGCCGTCGGGTCGATCCTCGCGACGCCGATGACCGGCAGACTGGTCCGGCGTTTCGGGAGCCGGACGGTGGTCGCCGCGAGCTGCGGGCTGTCCACACTCGCTCTGGTCGGCGCCTCCCTGGTCCAGTCGGTGGTCGAGCTCGGACTCGTGCTGTTCGTGTTCGGCGTCGGCTACGGGTCGTGGGACGTCGCGATGAACATCCACGGACACGGCGTGGAGGCGTCGGCGGGTAAGGCGTGGATGCCCCGCTATCACGCCGCCTGGAGCGTCGGCAGCTTCCTCGGCGCCGGTCTCGGCGCGCTCGCGGTCGCGATCGGTGTCCCGGTCGCGGCGCACTTCTCGGTCGCCTCGGCCGGCGTGTTCGCGGCGGTACTCGGTCTGCTGATGCTCTTCCTCGCCGACGACGACGCGACGAGTGGCTCCGAACTCGACGACGCGGCCACCGCGGCCCGGCAGGAGCAACGCGCGGGTCGGCTCTTCAGCCTCTCCCTGCTCCTGCTCGGCGTCGTACTCGGCTGCTCGACGCTCATCGAAGGCGCCGCGTCGGACTGGCTGGCGATCTATTTCGACGATGTCCGGCACGTGACGCCCGCGGCCGGGGCGGCGGCGTTCACGACCTTCGCGGTAGCGATGGCCGCGAGCCGCGGTGCCGGCACCTGGACCATCAACTGGCTCGGGCGGGCGGGCGCCGTACGCGCGAGTTCGGCGGTGGCGCTGGTCGGCGTCGGCATGCTGCTGCTCTCCCCCGTCGTCGCCCTCGCTTACGTCGGAGCGGCGCTGTGGGGCCTGGGTACGGCGATCGTCTTCCCGGCCGTGATCAGTGCGGCCGGCGACACCCCCGGCCGCTCGGCCGAGGCGATTTCGATGGTCGCGCCGATCGGCTACAGCGGATTCCTGCTGGGGCCGCCGCTGATCGGACTGCTCGCCCGGTCGATCGGGATCGGGCATGCGCTGTGGGTGGTCGGCGGGCTCGCCGCCATCATGGTCGCCTTCGCCGGAGCGACCCGTGAGCGCCAGCGCGACGAAGCGATGCCGTAG
- a CDS encoding sugar phosphate isomerase/epimerase has product MTAHPRLSLNQATTKRWTLPETVAGCVEAGIGGIGLWRDRVAEVGAGRAARIVADAGLTVTSLCRGGFLSDGEPAARKAAYDDNRRAIDEAALVGAPELLLVVGGLPAGSRDLAGARAAVADALTELAPHARAAGVRLVLEPLHPMFCADRAVVSTLGQALDMADAFEPREVAVCVDTYHVWWDPTLAAQLARGGERIALYQVSDWVLPLAADALLSRGHLGDGSIDTASITDLVTAAGYTGWIEVEIFRQDVWDAPGRDTVARVVSTFDAMMRSTHS; this is encoded by the coding sequence GTGACCGCCCACCCCCGCCTGTCGTTGAACCAGGCGACGACCAAGCGCTGGACGTTGCCCGAGACGGTGGCCGGCTGCGTCGAGGCGGGGATCGGCGGGATCGGGCTGTGGCGTGACCGGGTGGCCGAGGTCGGCGCCGGACGCGCGGCCCGGATCGTCGCCGATGCTGGGCTCACGGTGACCAGCCTGTGCCGGGGCGGCTTCCTCAGCGACGGTGAGCCGGCGGCGCGCAAGGCGGCGTACGACGACAACCGGCGCGCGATCGACGAGGCGGCCCTGGTCGGCGCGCCGGAACTACTGCTCGTGGTCGGCGGACTGCCCGCGGGCAGCCGCGACCTGGCCGGCGCGCGGGCGGCGGTGGCCGATGCCCTGACCGAGCTGGCGCCGCATGCGCGCGCAGCCGGGGTCCGGCTGGTGCTGGAGCCGCTGCACCCGATGTTCTGTGCCGATCGCGCGGTCGTCTCGACGCTGGGTCAGGCGCTCGACATGGCCGATGCGTTCGAGCCGCGCGAGGTCGCGGTGTGCGTCGACACCTATCACGTCTGGTGGGATCCGACGTTGGCCGCACAGCTGGCCCGGGGCGGTGAGCGGATCGCCCTCTACCAGGTGTCGGACTGGGTGCTGCCGCTCGCGGCCGATGCGCTGCTCTCCCGCGGGCACCTCGGCGACGGTTCTATCGACACCGCTTCCATCACCGACCTGGTCACTGCCGCCGGCTACACCGGGTGGATCGAGGTCGAGATCTTCCGGCAGGACGTCTGGGACGCGCCGGGACGGGACACCGTCGCGCGAGTGGTGTCGACGTTCGACGCGATGATGCGTTCCACACATTCCTGA
- a CDS encoding aldo/keto reductase encodes MDYRVLGKTGVKVSPLCLGAMMFGATGNRDHDDSVRIIRRALDAGINFVDTADVYSHGESEEIVGKALSGGRRDNVVLATKAHGSMGDDPNAQGNSRRWIVQEVENSLRRLGTDWIDLYQIHRPDATTDIDETLGALTDLVRDGKIRYFGSSTFPAYQIVEAQWTAERRGRERFMCEQPPYSILVRGIEADVLPVCENYGMGVIPWSPLAGGWLSGRYRKGQDAPNTHRAQRLPERFDLSVPVNQRKLDAVEDLAQLAEKAGISLVELAVAFVIRHPAVTSAIIGPRTMEQLETQLGAADVTLSDELLDAIDEIVPPGTNVNPGDAGWKPPALTESGLRRR; translated from the coding sequence ATGGATTACAGAGTGCTTGGAAAGACAGGTGTAAAGGTCAGCCCGTTGTGTCTGGGCGCGATGATGTTCGGCGCCACAGGCAATCGCGACCACGACGACTCGGTGCGGATCATCCGGCGCGCCCTCGACGCCGGCATCAACTTTGTCGACACCGCGGATGTCTATTCGCACGGGGAATCCGAGGAGATTGTCGGGAAGGCGCTCTCCGGCGGCCGCCGCGACAATGTCGTGCTGGCGACGAAGGCGCACGGCAGCATGGGGGACGACCCCAACGCGCAGGGCAACTCGCGGCGCTGGATCGTGCAGGAGGTCGAGAACAGCCTGCGGCGCCTCGGGACGGACTGGATCGACCTCTACCAGATCCACCGGCCGGACGCGACGACGGACATCGACGAGACGCTCGGCGCGCTGACCGACCTGGTCCGGGACGGGAAGATCCGCTACTTCGGCTCGTCCACCTTCCCGGCGTACCAGATCGTCGAGGCACAGTGGACGGCCGAGCGCCGCGGGCGTGAGCGGTTCATGTGTGAGCAGCCGCCGTATTCGATCCTTGTCCGAGGGATCGAAGCCGACGTGCTGCCGGTCTGTGAGAACTACGGCATGGGCGTCATCCCGTGGAGCCCGCTGGCCGGTGGTTGGCTCAGCGGCCGCTATCGCAAGGGTCAGGACGCTCCGAACACCCACCGCGCGCAGCGGCTCCCCGAGCGCTTCGACCTCTCCGTGCCGGTCAACCAGCGCAAGCTGGACGCCGTCGAGGACCTCGCGCAGCTCGCGGAGAAGGCCGGCATCAGCCTGGTCGAGCTCGCGGTCGCGTTCGTGATCCGGCACCCGGCGGTCACCTCCGCGATCATCGGGCCGCGGACGATGGAGCAGTTGGAGACGCAGCTCGGTGCGGCCGACGTCACGTTGAGCGACGAGCTGCTCGACGCGATCGATGAGATCGTGCCGCCCGGCACCAACGTCAACCCCGGTGACGCCGGCTGGAAGCCGCCGGCGCTGACGGAGTCGGGCCTGCGGCGGCGCTGA
- a CDS encoding pyridoxamine 5'-phosphate oxidase family protein: protein MGKIYDGIDDALTKWVGEQPMFFVATAPLAGDGLVNVSPRGHDTFSVLGPRRVGWVDYTGSGIETISHLRENGRICLMFCSFGPRPRIVRFHGSGRVALPGDADYEDLVARHPQHPGTRAAVIVDVLRVSDSCGFGVPVMEMVGERDLLAQQAERRGPEWMAGYRADKNAVSIDGLPGMPG, encoded by the coding sequence ATGGGAAAGATCTACGACGGGATCGACGACGCGTTGACGAAGTGGGTCGGCGAACAGCCGATGTTCTTCGTTGCCACCGCGCCGCTCGCGGGCGACGGTCTGGTCAACGTGAGCCCGCGCGGCCACGACACCTTCTCCGTCCTCGGCCCGCGCCGGGTCGGCTGGGTCGACTACACCGGAAGCGGCATCGAGACGATCTCGCACCTGCGCGAGAACGGCCGGATCTGCCTGATGTTCTGCTCCTTCGGGCCGCGGCCCCGGATCGTGCGCTTCCACGGCAGCGGCCGGGTCGCCCTCCCCGGTGACGCCGACTACGAAGACCTCGTGGCCCGCCACCCGCAGCATCCCGGGACCCGTGCGGCGGTGATCGTCGACGTCCTGCGCGTCAGCGACTCGTGCGGCTTCGGCGTACCCGTGATGGAGATGGTGGGCGAGCGCGACCTGCTCGCGCAGCAGGCGGAACGGCGCGGACCGGAGTGGATGGCGGGCTACCGTGCGGACAAGAACGCCGTCAGCATCGACGGACTACCGGGGATGCCCGGCTAA